The genomic segment CGGGTGCTCGTCACCGGCTGTCTGGTCCGCGTGAGCCTGCGCGGCGAGATCACCGCCCGTGAGGCCGACTCGCTCGCCGCCCAGCTGCGCGACCTGGTCCAGGACGGCTGCCGTCATCTGATCGTGGACCTGTCCGAGGTCACCTACCTCGCGCGGGAGGGCGCGGGCGTCTTCTTCGGCACGCTGCGGGCCCTCAGGGCGGTGGGCGGCACCCTCGCCGTGCGCGGCGCCTGCCCCCGGTCCGCGGCCACGCTGCACTGCCTGGGCATGGGCCGTCTCGCCGAGTAGGCGGGCACGTACGCGGACGGAAGCGCGGACGGTCAGGCGTCGACCGCGTTCCGCCGCGTGAAGCGGTGCCACCAGTGCCGTCGGCGCGGGTGGATGGCGCGGCCCAGCCGCCGCCCCAGCAGGACGTAACCGATCAGCGCGCCCGCCGTGTTCAGGATGACGTCGTCGATGTCGAAGGTGCGGCCCGTCACGAACGCGCCCTGCGCCAGTTCGACCAGCACCATCGTCACCGCCGTCGCGATCCCGACGCGCACGAACCCGCGCGTGCGGGGGAGCACCACGGGCAGCAGCACACCGAACGGCACGCCCAGCAGGATGTTCCCGCCGAGTTGCTTGACGGTGTCGCGGAAGGCGGGCTGCGCGAGATACGCGTCGATGGAGTCGCCGGGGGTGAAGTTGCTGTGCGTCAGCGCCTCCGAACCCGCCGAAGGCTCCAGCGTCAGACGGGCGAGCACCAGGGCGAATCCGACCATGAAGGCGAAGGCCACCAGCATGGTCACCACCCGTGCCGCCGGTGACATGGGCGCCGCGCGCCGGTCCGCCTCGTAACGTCGTGTCCGTGCCATCAGCGCCTCCTGGTCCCTCGGTCCCTCACACCGGTTCCGTGCGGCCGAACAGTCCCGCGTGCCCCGGCGGGAGCTGCGTGAGGACGCGGCGCAGGAGCGCGTCGTCCGCCACGTCCGCGAGCGTGCCGAGCACCGAGGTGACGGCGCGGCGCGCCTCCGCCGTGTCCTGGGCGGTCCGTGCGGCCACCGCGTCGACGAACTCCACGGCGGACAGGGGCTCCGCGGCGGGTTCCGCGTCGGTGAGCAGGGCTCCGCACCCCTCGGGCAGCAGCCGGGCCAGATCGGTGCGGTCGTCGCCCACCAAGTGCGCGCCCAGGACGATCAGTACGTTCTCGACGGCGCCCGCGGCCTGCTGGCGGTCGGCGTAACCGCCGCGCTGCCGCACCCGGTCGAGGAGCGCTTCCAAGGATGTGTCCATCGTTGAGTCCCCGAGTCCCTGTCGTTGCAGTCCCTCTGGTGGCAGTCCGTGTGGTGACAGTCCCTCTGTGGCGTCAGCCGTTCATCCGGTTACCCGGAGAAAGCGTCGTGATGCCCCGTGCCTTCTCCACCTCGACCGTGAACTGCGCCCCCGCGAGCAGCGCGAGGTTGGACACCCACAGCCACACCAGGAAGACGACGATGCCCGCGAGGGAGCCGTACAACTTGCCGTAGGTGCCGAACACCGTGGCGTACAGCGTGAACAGGCCCGAGGAGAGCAGCCAGAGCAGCGCGGACAGGAGTCCGCCGGGCAGGATGTGGCGCCAGCCGCGCGCCTCGGGCGGCGCGTTGCGGAACAGGACGAGGACGAGCAGCGCCACCAGGCAGACCAGCGCGGGCCACTTCAGGACGGTCCAGGCGGTCTGGCCCGCGTCGCCGACACCGATGCGGTGCCCCACGCTCTCGGCGACCGAACCGCTGAGCACGATCAACAGCGCGCTGGCGACGAGCAGACCGAGCAGCGTGATGGCGGTCATCACCACGCGGTGGCCCTTCCGCCACAGGGGACGGCAGTCCTTCACCCCGTGCATCGCGTGCAGCGCGCGCCGGAACACGGCCGCGTAACTCGACGCGGACCACACCGCGCTGACGGCGCCCGCGATCACCACGGTGAGCGCGGCGGAGCGCGCGTCCGCCATGTCGCTGAGCGCCTTGTGCAGGGAGCGGCCCGA from the Streptomyces venezuelae genome contains:
- a CDS encoding DUF2267 domain-containing protein gives rise to the protein MDTSLEALLDRVRQRGGYADRQQAAGAVENVLIVLGAHLVGDDRTDLARLLPEGCGALLTDAEPAAEPLSAVEFVDAVAARTAQDTAEARRAVTSVLGTLADVADDALLRRVLTQLPPGHAGLFGRTEPV
- a CDS encoding STAS domain-containing protein, with the translated sequence MQASDPVPLPDRIGERIPAHTRKTPWLPSPGTARRLRRAGIARVLVTGCLVRVSLRGEITAREADSLAAQLRDLVQDGCRHLIVDLSEVTYLAREGAGVFFGTLRALRAVGGTLAVRGACPRSAATLHCLGMGRLAE
- a CDS encoding VanZ family protein, whose amino-acid sequence is MSPAARVVTMLVAFAFMVGFALVLARLTLEPSAGSEALTHSNFTPGDSIDAYLAQPAFRDTVKQLGGNILLGVPFGVLLPVVLPRTRGFVRVGIATAVTMVLVELAQGAFVTGRTFDIDDVILNTAGALIGYVLLGRRLGRAIHPRRRHWWHRFTRRNAVDA
- a CDS encoding YihY/virulence factor BrkB family protein; this translates as MDSSPSAVHGTPALAPHGRKGDSGSGAPSTWALRRTALRRTPVSMWDDDVSDWAAALTYYAILALLPALLVTVSLISLVSPATTQALIAEVTDWAPAESGRSLHKALSDMADARSAALTVVIAGAVSAVWSASSYAAVFRRALHAMHGVKDCRPLWRKGHRVVMTAITLLGLLVASALLIVLSGSVAESVGHRIGVGDAGQTAWTVLKWPALVCLVALLVLVLFRNAPPEARGWRHILPGGLLSALLWLLSSGLFTLYATVFGTYGKLYGSLAGIVVFLVWLWVSNLALLAGAQFTVEVEKARGITTLSPGNRMNG